Proteins from one Oscillatoria nigro-viridis PCC 7112 genomic window:
- a CDS encoding FkbM family methyltransferase — protein sequence MRVEACCQRILSYVLPLVDEKREGICIDVGVGTFAFYCEMFSMLGFKTIAVEPLPVEGVRVLCQYDSITLIEACLSDVNGTKTIHLGNVAAGCDSNYASLEADWFGVSTETREVQSLTLSKLLLNFNAQKVTCLKLDIEGAESTVITKLGELPKAWLPSVVMFEYGGGDSKEKGQYGWSPKYVSATMECIRALKECGYNCSIMIDNALDTEAKIFELQSSTLEPDSIFYPNGGYGNIIAFRDFNIAQDEVAKVCAPYNETTPPSDGSGNNKNVITISGTEELELSKFQLHQTREELEQCKALLQQIQGEAQQYQSQLHQTQEVLEQFQDRMQQAETLLQEYQGQLHSTQAELEQSQSQLHSTQAELEQAQSQLHSTQAELEQSQSQLHSTQAELEQSQSHLHSTQAELEQSQSQLHSTQAVLEQSQSQLRSTEAVLEQSQSQLHQNRAELAHKNSQLHQSEWELERTRFQLHQTQAELAQSQAELAQCNSQVEHIQLEAERLGSQIGQVQGELEQSQSKLRSSSMEWKRAHSQLVQVIGELEQSQAQQRQTEAILQQSQSQNHQLQHELKRLYSQLVQVQEEPQHYQSQLVQVREESQHYQSQLVQVREESQHYQSQLVQVQEESQHYQSQLVQVQEESQHYQSQLVQVQEELDRSHFQQYAVSYRGVENQMPYTLLVWDAWYAYQSGDLKKMQERLQESLKITPLSRTESVVNWLDSFAKFSSEKGHGFDSYALTNSEEWKRLMQQRVTVSKR from the coding sequence ATGCGTGTAGAAGCTTGTTGTCAAAGAATTTTAAGCTATGTTCTTCCTTTGGTAGACGAAAAGCGAGAAGGAATTTGTATAGATGTTGGGGTGGGAACATTTGCATTTTACTGCGAGATGTTTTCTATGCTGGGATTTAAAACTATCGCTGTTGAACCCCTCCCTGTGGAAGGAGTTCGGGTTTTGTGTCAATATGACAGCATCACTTTAATAGAAGCTTGCCTATCTGATGTCAACGGCACTAAGACTATTCATTTAGGAAATGTGGCTGCAGGATGTGATAGTAATTATGCTTCACTTGAAGCGGATTGGTTTGGTGTTTCTACAGAGACAAGAGAAGTACAATCATTGACATTATCTAAGTTACTGTTAAACTTCAATGCTCAAAAAGTAACTTGTTTAAAGCTAGACATAGAAGGTGCGGAGTCTACAGTTATTACTAAATTGGGGGAATTACCCAAAGCTTGGCTGCCCAGCGTAGTTATGTTTGAATATGGGGGTGGCGACTCTAAGGAAAAAGGTCAATATGGTTGGTCGCCCAAGTATGTGAGCGCTACTATGGAGTGTATCAGAGCATTGAAGGAGTGCGGATACAATTGCAGCATTATGATAGATAATGCGCTGGATACAGAAGCCAAAATATTTGAGTTGCAGTCGTCCACTTTAGAACCAGATTCTATATTTTATCCGAACGGTGGCTATGGAAACATTATTGCTTTTCGTGATTTTAATATAGCCCAAGATGAAGTTGCAAAAGTTTGCGCTCCCTATAATGAAACCACCCCCCCAAGCGATGGTTCAGGAAACAATAAAAATGTAATAACAATATCGGGAACAGAAGAATTAGAGCTGTCTAAGTTTCAGTTGCACCAGACTAGAGAGGAGTTGGAACAGTGTAAGGCTCTGCTGCAACAGATTCAGGGGGAAGCGCAACAGTACCAAAGTCAACTGCATCAAACTCAGGAAGTATTGGAACAATTCCAAGATCGAATGCAACAAGCTGAGACACTGTTGCAAGAGTATCAAGGTCAACTGCATTCGACGCAGGCAGAGTTGGAGCAATCTCAGTCACAACTGCATTCGACGCAGGCAGAGTTGGAGCAAGCTCAGTCACAACTGCATTCGACGCAGGCAGAGTTGGAGCAATCTCAGTCACAACTGCATTCGACGCAGGCAGAGTTGGAGCAATCTCAATCACACCTTCACTCCACTCAGGCAGAGTTGGAGCAATCTCAATCACAACTTCACTCCACTCAGGCAGTATTGGAACAATCTCAGTCACAACTGCGCTCCACTGAGGCAGTATTGGAACAGTCGCAGTCACAACTGCATCAAAATAGAGCAGAGTTAGCACACAAGAATTCTCAACTGCATCAAAGTGAGTGGGAATTAGAGCGAACTCGTTTTCAACTGCATCAAACTCAGGCCGAATTAGCACAGTCTCAGGCCGAATTAGCACAGTGCAACTCCCAAGTAGAGCATATTCAGTTGGAAGCGGAGCGATTGGGTTCTCAAATTGGACAAGTTCAGGGAGAATTAGAACAGTCGCAGTCTAAACTTCGCAGCAGCAGCATGGAATGGAAGCGAGCGCACTCTCAACTTGTCCAGGTTATAGGAGAATTGGAACAGTCCCAAGCTCAGCAGCGTCAGACAGAAGCAATATTGCAGCAGTCACAGTCTCAAAACCATCAACTTCAACATGAATTGAAGCGGTTGTACTCTCAACTTGTCCAAGTTCAGGAAGAGCCCCAGCATTATCAGTCTCAACTTGTCCAAGTTCGGGAAGAGTCCCAGCATTATCAGTCTCAACTTGTCCAAGTTCGGGAAGAGTCCCAGCATTATCAGTCTCAACTTGTCCAAGTTCAGGAAGAGTCTCAGCATTATCAGTCTCAACTTGTCCAAGTTCAGGAAGAGTCTCAGCATTATCAGTCTCAACTTGTCCAAGTTCAGGAAGAGTTGGATCGATCGCATTTCCAGCAATATGCGGTTAGCTATCGAGGTGTCGAGAACCAGATGCCGTACACACTTCTAGTGTGGGATGCGTGGTATGCTTACCAAAGTGGCGATTTGAAGAAAATGCAAGAGCGTTTGCAGGAGTCTTTGAAGATTACACCTCTGTCACGAACCGAGTCTGTAGTCAACTGGTTAGATAGTTTTGCTAAATTTTCATCAGAAAAGGGACATGGTTTTGATAGCTACGCATTGACCAATTCAGAAGAGTGGAAACGACTGATGCAACAGAGAGTTACTGTAAGTAAGCGCTGA
- a CDS encoding class I SAM-dependent methyltransferase: protein MDSWQVRRDIAFQYLSGEGIEVGALHIPLEVPAGVKVHYVDRMPVSELRKQYPELATVNLVEADIVDNGETLSSIADNSWDFVIANHMIEHCENPIGALENFLRVLKPGGLVYMGVPDKRHTFDIDRPLTSLDHLIRDYKEGPEWSKLGHYEEFIRLVAKPPEEQVAARIQHLLDIDYSIHFHVWTSETFPELLEYCQQQLGFNFTIELFQENSQEIVIILRKTAN from the coding sequence ATGGATTCTTGGCAAGTACGGAGAGATATTGCTTTTCAATACCTAAGCGGGGAGGGAATAGAAGTAGGAGCCCTTCATATTCCTCTAGAAGTTCCGGCCGGGGTGAAGGTTCATTACGTCGATCGGATGCCTGTTAGCGAATTGAGGAAGCAGTATCCAGAGCTAGCGACGGTTAATCTAGTAGAGGCGGACATTGTAGATAATGGTGAAACTCTGTCATCCATAGCTGATAATTCTTGGGATTTTGTGATCGCCAATCACATGATAGAACACTGTGAAAATCCGATCGGCGCTCTGGAAAACTTTTTGAGAGTTCTTAAACCGGGAGGACTTGTGTATATGGGCGTACCAGACAAACGGCATACATTTGACATCGATCGCCCCCTCACTTCCCTCGACCATTTAATTCGGGACTACAAAGAAGGGCCGGAATGGTCTAAGCTAGGTCATTACGAGGAATTTATCAGGCTAGTTGCCAAACCTCCTGAAGAACAGGTGGCTGCGCGGATACAGCATCTACTTGACATAGATTACAGCATTCATTTTCACGTCTGGACATCTGAGACTTTCCCTGAGTTGCTCGAATACTGTCAGCAACAGCTAGGGTTTAATTTTACTATAGAATTATTCCAAGAAAATTCTCAAGAAATTGTTATAATTCTCAGGAAAACAGCAAATTGA
- a CDS encoding FkbM family methyltransferase, which translates to MVEIISVHLPKTAGSTFRQILIQVYGSEQVFCDYFLDGFTEKVESRPVTHALEWISPQHRVIHGHFPVSKYKEYFPEAKWIIWLRNPILKLISYYFFQKGIPATDDSPLIRHIQETQMDIFEFAELPAIKYWSAPSIISGMKLSDFYFVGIQDFFKEDMEDLKKKLGWSEMEVSVFNENPYPKYQNLLQEMLDDSKLMNNLEHILSADMELYQEALNLREKRRGESKAASVNQHKLELSKKESSLEQIQIDLERSQSKLQQIQADVERSHLQPPQHQIKKEIEIDEYILQGQLNDQKLLTVVDDLVKQKLTDKAEGILSKILKQNSSNGEKLIEVLSGKGDWQTLWLMAQAAKKIGKINLVDKACAAVESINPQFWFAREYPNHARGYYSQCEQDKVIEKFFLDYPPKNKIFVEVGACDGVHYSNVRRLYETYGWTGLCIEPVKRNFEKLAQSYQNTSVKCIRAAVGLEEGELDINVGINPDIPEWQSDVSTFLESETLRWQEEYGMLWEKEKVSIQRLTTILDENGIPEIDFISIDTEGFDFDVLKSLDFSRFRPSMIVVEYGKDRQQIISYLAELGYSLMFDNGQDLFMVRLNHLFSEICPFLPATKAYTGGSGNPPYAEIQHTTEHYFHEFIGKSANEVGCIVIVGTHLGYEIDTFLQNYPNAEIHAFEASQRYFSLLLERFAGSRRVFCHNYAVSEENGTAVFYETTIDGTGSLLPMKIQEDQDQGLTTFGASPAEAYTVATVTLDSFAPLAGKKIDLLWCDVQGAELKVLEGAKQTLKRCSSLFLEVWLYRTMYQDQCQLSNLEKYLAEHSIYLSSIGLNQIGGGQGDGFWLKSNEIQQKEILDALNSRKKIVALIRQESYRELQLEDGGTDALSKEVRQLDSQPEETEEELKRSQSQTKQHQNPGGFEQFTTKLQQVQEELQPIKDELELRQIQYQKTQEELAHTKSQLIEALTQLREMEGAAAPLNQLAELYLVQGKLEDAISVCEQALKIRPTFAPAYKTLGNVFQAQGKLDEAKSWYIRALEIQPDFAQALANLGTIHAQQQQWQEAIASYQKAIAIQPHFAGFYRNLAKVFSQIGKPDEAVECSYAAVILEPQTTAEEYFNLGNTLLEQGKQERAIVCYRRAVYLNPSFSEAHDKLKEIMSVVGE; encoded by the coding sequence TTGGTTGAAATCATTTCAGTTCACTTGCCCAAAACAGCAGGCTCAACGTTCCGTCAAATCTTAATACAGGTTTATGGCTCCGAACAAGTTTTTTGTGACTATTTTTTAGATGGATTCACGGAAAAAGTTGAGTCCCGGCCAGTTACCCATGCTCTGGAGTGGATTTCCCCTCAGCATCGAGTGATTCACGGTCATTTTCCTGTGAGTAAGTACAAGGAATATTTTCCAGAGGCAAAATGGATAATTTGGTTAAGAAATCCTATATTGAAATTAATTTCCTATTATTTCTTTCAAAAAGGAATACCCGCCACGGATGATTCACCCCTAATACGCCACATACAAGAAACTCAAATGGATATATTTGAGTTTGCAGAGTTGCCTGCCATAAAATATTGGAGTGCGCCCTCAATAATTAGTGGGATGAAACTCAGCGATTTTTACTTTGTAGGGATACAAGATTTTTTTAAAGAGGACATGGAAGACCTAAAAAAAAAGCTAGGATGGTCTGAAATGGAAGTGTCGGTTTTTAATGAGAATCCATATCCCAAATATCAAAATCTTTTGCAAGAAATGTTGGATGACAGTAAGTTGATGAACAACCTCGAACATATTCTAAGTGCGGACATGGAACTGTATCAAGAAGCTCTGAATCTAAGAGAAAAGCGGAGAGGAGAGTCCAAAGCCGCCAGCGTGAATCAACATAAACTAGAATTGTCGAAGAAAGAATCTTCGTTAGAGCAAATTCAGATAGACTTGGAGCGCTCGCAAAGTAAACTTCAGCAAATTCAGGCAGACGTGGAGCGCTCGCATTTGCAACCGCCTCAGCATCAAATTAAAAAAGAAATTGAAATAGATGAGTACATCTTGCAAGGTCAGCTCAACGATCAAAAATTACTGACCGTAGTAGATGATCTTGTAAAGCAGAAATTGACAGACAAAGCTGAAGGTATTTTGAGCAAAATACTCAAACAAAACAGTAGTAACGGTGAAAAGCTAATAGAAGTTCTCAGTGGCAAGGGAGATTGGCAAACTTTGTGGTTGATGGCGCAGGCAGCCAAGAAGATTGGCAAGATCAATCTTGTTGATAAAGCCTGTGCCGCTGTAGAGTCAATTAACCCTCAATTTTGGTTTGCCAGAGAATATCCCAACCACGCTCGTGGCTATTACTCGCAATGCGAACAGGATAAGGTCATTGAAAAATTCTTTCTAGACTATCCGCCGAAAAATAAAATATTTGTCGAGGTAGGAGCTTGTGATGGCGTACATTACAGCAATGTACGCCGCTTATATGAAACTTATGGCTGGACTGGACTCTGTATAGAGCCAGTAAAAAGGAATTTTGAAAAACTGGCACAATCCTATCAGAATACCTCTGTCAAGTGCATCCGTGCAGCCGTAGGATTAGAAGAAGGAGAACTAGATATAAATGTTGGTATCAATCCTGACATACCAGAATGGCAAAGTGATGTTTCTACATTTTTAGAGTCGGAAACACTGCGTTGGCAAGAAGAGTATGGAATGTTATGGGAAAAAGAAAAAGTTTCCATCCAGAGGCTGACAACAATTCTTGATGAAAACGGTATTCCAGAAATAGATTTTATTTCAATAGATACTGAAGGCTTTGATTTTGATGTTCTAAAAAGTCTTGATTTCTCACGATTCCGCCCCTCAATGATTGTAGTCGAATATGGCAAAGATAGGCAACAAATTATATCATACCTAGCAGAATTAGGCTATTCGTTAATGTTTGATAACGGTCAAGATTTATTCATGGTTCGGCTCAACCACTTATTCAGCGAAATCTGCCCCTTTCTGCCAGCAACGAAGGCCTACACAGGTGGATCAGGTAATCCTCCTTATGCAGAAATTCAACATACGACTGAACACTATTTCCACGAGTTTATAGGGAAATCAGCCAATGAAGTTGGATGTATTGTTATCGTTGGCACTCACTTGGGATACGAGATAGATACATTTTTACAAAACTATCCAAATGCAGAGATTCATGCGTTTGAAGCAAGCCAGCGTTACTTCTCCCTACTGTTAGAGCGTTTTGCCGGAAGTCGGCGTGTTTTTTGTCACAACTATGCTGTCTCAGAAGAAAATGGAACCGCTGTTTTTTATGAAACAACGATAGACGGCACGGGTTCTCTCCTTCCGATGAAAATTCAAGAAGATCAAGACCAAGGACTAACTACTTTCGGTGCATCTCCAGCAGAAGCATACACAGTAGCCACAGTCACTCTGGACAGTTTTGCTCCACTAGCGGGAAAGAAGATTGATTTACTCTGGTGTGATGTGCAAGGAGCTGAACTAAAAGTTCTTGAAGGCGCAAAGCAAACGTTGAAGCGTTGTTCTTCTCTCTTTTTGGAAGTTTGGTTATACAGAACTATGTACCAAGATCAGTGCCAACTGTCTAATCTAGAGAAGTATTTGGCAGAACACAGTATCTATCTATCAAGTATCGGACTGAATCAAATTGGCGGAGGTCAGGGAGACGGTTTTTGGCTCAAAAGCAATGAAATTCAGCAAAAAGAAATTTTAGATGCCTTAAATTCTAGAAAAAAAATTGTCGCCCTTATCAGGCAAGAAAGTTACAGAGAGTTACAGCTTGAAGATGGTGGAACAGATGCCTTATCAAAAGAAGTCAGACAACTGGATTCTCAGCCAGAGGAAACCGAGGAAGAATTGAAGCGATCGCAATCTCAGACAAAACAGCACCAAAATCCAGGGGGATTTGAGCAATTTACAACTAAACTGCAACAAGTTCAAGAGGAACTACAACCAATTAAAGACGAGCTTGAACTTAGGCAGATTCAATACCAAAAAACTCAGGAGGAACTCGCACACACCAAGTCTCAGCTAATCGAAGCTCTGACTCAACTGCGAGAGATGGAGGGGGCTGCTGCTCCGTTAAATCAACTGGCAGAGTTGTATTTAGTTCAAGGAAAGTTAGAAGATGCGATCTCCGTTTGCGAGCAAGCATTAAAGATTAGACCCACATTTGCTCCGGCGTACAAGACTTTGGGGAATGTCTTCCAAGCTCAGGGTAAACTGGATGAGGCAAAGAGTTGGTACATTCGCGCTCTGGAAATTCAGCCTGATTTTGCTCAAGCTTTAGCAAACCTGGGGACTATTCACGCACAGCAGCAACAGTGGCAAGAGGCGATCGCATCCTACCAAAAAGCGATCGCGATTCAACCGCATTTTGCTGGTTTTTACCGCAACTTGGCTAAGGTTTTTTCGCAAATTGGCAAGCCAGATGAAGCTGTCGAGTGTTCTTATGCAGCCGTGATTTTGGAACCTCAAACAACGGCAGAGGAATACTTTAACCTGGGCAATACTCTGTTAGAGCAAGGGAAGCAGGAGCGGGCGATCGTGTGTTACCGCAGGGCTGTTTATTTAAACCCAAGTTTTTCTGAGGCTCATGATAAGTTAAAGGAAATTATGAGTGTGGTTGGGGAATAG